In one window of Balearica regulorum gibbericeps isolate bBalReg1 chromosome 29, bBalReg1.pri, whole genome shotgun sequence DNA:
- the SARNP gene encoding SAP domain-containing ribonucleoprotein isoform X3, which yields MAAETVELHKLKLAELKQECLARGLEAKGNKQDLINRLQAYLEEHAEEEANEEDVLGEEIEEEEQKPVEPPVKVEEPPVKSPDVITEKKVVKITSEISQMERMQKRAERFNVPVSLESKKAARAARFGLATVSTKGLSADSKPTVNMDKLKERAQRFGLNVSSLSKKSEEDEKLKKRKERFGIVTSSAGAGATEDTEAKKRKRAERFGIV from the exons ATGGCGGCGGAGACTGTGGAGCTCCATAAGCTGAAG TTGGCCGAACTGAAGCAGGAATGTCTGGCCCGTGGCCTGGAAGCGAAAGGCAACAAGCAGGATCTGATCAACAGGCTCCAGGCGTACCTGGAGGAGCACG CTGAAGAAGAAGCAAATGAAGAAGATGTGCTAGGAGAAGAAATAGAG GAAGAAGAACAGAAGCCAGTAGAGCCGCCCGTCAAAGTAGAAGAGCCTCCTGTAAAATCGCCTGATGT GATTACGGAAAAGAAGGTAGTGAAAATAACATCAGAAATATCGCAGATGGAG cGTATGCAGAAGAGGGCTGAACGCTTCAACGTGCCCGTGAGCCTGGAGAGCAAGAAGGCAGCGCGGGCAGCTCG GTTTGGTTTGGCCACAGTTTCGACTAAAG GCCTCTCTGCAGACAGCAAACCCACG GTAAACATGGATAAATTAAAGGAAAGGGCTCAAAGATTTGGGTTGAATGTCTCCTCGCTCTCCAAGAAG AGCGAAGAAGACGAGaagctgaagaagagaaaggagcGGTTTGGCATTGTAACGAGTTCAGCCGGGGCTGGAGCTACAGAGGACACAGAG gcaaagaagaggaaaagagcagaacGCTTTGGGATTGTCTGA
- the SARNP gene encoding SAP domain-containing ribonucleoprotein isoform X4 yields the protein MAAETVELHKLKLAELKQECLARGLEAKGNKQDLINRLQAYLEEHAEEEANEEDVLGEEIEEEEQKPVEPPVKVEEPPVKSPDVITEKKVVKITSEISQMERMQKRAERFNVPVSLESKKAARAARFGLATVSTKGLSADSKPTSEEDEKLKKRKERFGIVTSSAGAGATEDTEAKKRKRAERFGIV from the exons ATGGCGGCGGAGACTGTGGAGCTCCATAAGCTGAAG TTGGCCGAACTGAAGCAGGAATGTCTGGCCCGTGGCCTGGAAGCGAAAGGCAACAAGCAGGATCTGATCAACAGGCTCCAGGCGTACCTGGAGGAGCACG CTGAAGAAGAAGCAAATGAAGAAGATGTGCTAGGAGAAGAAATAGAG GAAGAAGAACAGAAGCCAGTAGAGCCGCCCGTCAAAGTAGAAGAGCCTCCTGTAAAATCGCCTGATGT GATTACGGAAAAGAAGGTAGTGAAAATAACATCAGAAATATCGCAGATGGAG cGTATGCAGAAGAGGGCTGAACGCTTCAACGTGCCCGTGAGCCTGGAGAGCAAGAAGGCAGCGCGGGCAGCTCG GTTTGGTTTGGCCACAGTTTCGACTAAAG GCCTCTCTGCAGACAGCAAACCCACG AGCGAAGAAGACGAGaagctgaagaagagaaaggagcGGTTTGGCATTGTAACGAGTTCAGCCGGGGCTGGAGCTACAGAGGACACAGAG gcaaagaagaggaaaagagcagaacGCTTTGGGATTGTCTGA
- the ORMDL2 gene encoding ORM1-like protein 2 has protein sequence MERMGRVRGLPGDEPGSWQGPGNGRGAAGMNVGVAHSEVNPNTRVMNSRGIWLAYVISVGVLHLVLLSIPFFSIPVVWTLTNVIHNLVMYLLLHTVKGTPFETPDQGKDRLLTHWEQIDYGTQCTSSRKFLSISPVVLYLLTSFYTKYDPAHFVINTASLLSVLLPKLPQFHGVRIFGVNKY, from the exons ATGGAGAGAATGGGCCGGGTGCGCGGACTTCCTGGAGACGAGCCCGGGAGCTGGCAGGGTCCTGGCAACGGCCGCGGAGCTGCCGG GATGAACGTCGGCGTGGCGCACAGCGAGGTGAACCCCAACACGCGGGTGATGAACAGCCGGGGGATCTGGCTGGCGTATGTGATCTCCGTGGGAGTCCTCCACCTCGTTCTCCTCAGCATCCCGTTCTTCAGCATTCCTGTGGTCTGGACGCTCACCAACGTCATCCACAACCTG GTCATGTACCTGCTGCTGCACACAGTGAAGGGGACCCCCTTCGAGACCCCGGACCAGGGCAAGGATCGCCTCCTCACGCACTGGGAGCAGATAGACTACGGGACGCAGTGCACCTCGTCGCGCAAGTTCCTCAGCATCTCCCCAGTAGTGCT GTACCTCCTCACCAGCTTTTACACCAAATACGACCCCGCGCACTTCGTCATCAACACGGCCTCCCTGCTCAGCGTCCTCCTGCCCAAGCTGCCCCAGTTCCACGGCGTGCGGATCTTCGGTGTCAACAAGTACTGA